From the Bos taurus isolate L1 Dominette 01449 registration number 42190680 breed Hereford chromosome 20, ARS-UCD2.0, whole genome shotgun sequence genome, one window contains:
- the LOC132343259 gene encoding uncharacterized protein isoform X1 yields the protein MEPLTMEPLTTEPLTTEPPHHGATQHRAPHTEPLNPEPLTTEPPHHGAAHHGAPHHGAPSPQSPSPQSPSPQSPIPQNPSPWSPTHRTPQPRAPHHRAPSPRSRTPWSPSPRSRSPESPQPRAPHHRAPHHRALNTEPLTTEPSPQSPSPWSPSPRSPSPWSPRSPSPQSRTKRSPSTQSPSRRSPHTTEPPHQGAPHHRAPLPQSPSPQSPLTTKPLTKEPPHHGAPQHRAPLPQSPSPKSPLTTEPLTTEPPYHKAPHQRAPLPRSPSPQNLLTMKPPHHGAHHHGAPHHGAPHHGAPHHGALRMQSDSHSSGACSRMEERSRPAGCRPLARHQPGASCCWRTGKEPWMPGGFGDPEGGSGEPGQGLSLWDQSHPRASLYLNPGPLPEVPGSKHQHVNLGDTVQPAAETSMEPRTTHSCCGSVAEPTEGPWSIPAHPRPTQHPFPPPQGAARPCLSHTRGDRFWSFQLDPQWVSAQETASEWVPREVTETASLTPRLPPTPLSKHTRAANH from the exons ATGGAGCCCCTCACCATGGAGCCCCTCACCACGGAGCCCCTCACCACGGAGCCCCCTCACCACGGAGCCACACAGCACAGAGCCCCACACACAGAACCCCTCAACCCAGAGCCCCTCACCACAGAGCCCCCTCACCACGGAGCTGCACACCATGGAGCTCCTCACCACGGAGCCCCCTCACCACAGAGCCCATCACCACAGAGCCCCTCACCACAGAGCCCCATACCACAGAACCCATCACCATGGAGCCCCACACACAGAACCCCTCAACCCAGAGCCCCTCACCACAGAGCCCCCTCACCACGGAGCCGCACACCATGGAGCCCCTCACCACGGAGCCGCTCACCAGAGTCCCCTCAACCCAGAGCCCCTCACCACAGAGCCCCTCACCACAGAGCCCTCAACACGGAGCCCCTCACCACAGAGCCCTCACCACAGAGCCCTTCACCATGGAGCCCCTCACCACGGAGCCCCTCACCATGGAGCCCCCGGAGCCCCTCACCACAGAGCCGCACAAAACGGAGCCCCTCAACACAGAGCCCCTCACGACGGAGCCCCCACACCACAGAGCCGCCTCACCAAGGAGCCCCTCACCACAGAGCCCCCTTACCACAGAGCCCCTCACCACAGAGCCCCCTTACCACAAAGCCCCTCACCAAAGAGCCCCCTCACCACGGAGCCCCTCAACACAGAGCCCCCTTACCACAGAGCCCCTCACCAAAGAGCCCCCTTACCACGGAGCCCCTCACCACAGAGCCCCCTTACCACAAAGCCCCTCACCAAAGAGCCCCCTTACCACGGAGCCCCTCACCACAGAACCTCCTCACCATGAAGCCCCCTCACCATGGAGCCCATCACCACGGAGCCCCTCACCACGGAGCCCCTCACCACGGAGCCCCTCACCATGGAGCCCTGCGGATGCAGTCTGACTCGCACAGCTCGGGAGCCTGCAGCAG gaTGGAAGAACGGTCAAGGCCGGCAGGCTGCCGCCCCCTCGCCCGCCACCAGCCTGGGGCCTCCTGCTGCTGGAGGACAGGGAAGGAGCCATGGATGCCTGGTGGCTTCGGGGACCCGGAAGGAGGCTCAGGTGAGCCTGGCCAG GGACTCAGTCTGTGGGATCAGAGTCACCCGAGGGCCTCGCTGTACCTGAATCCAGGGCCCCTTCCCGAAGTTCCAGGGTCCAAACACCAGCATGTGAATCTGGGGGACACGGTCCAGCCTGCAGCTGAAACAAGCATGGAGCCCAG AACCACTCACTCCTGCTGTGGCAGCGTGGCCGAGCCCACAGAAGGCCCCTGGTCCATACCTGCCCACCCCAGACCCACCCAGCACCCCTTCCCGCCACCCCAGGGAGCAGCGAGGCCCTGCCTGAGCCACACTAGAGGAGATCGTTTCTGGAGTTTTCAGCTGGACCCACAGTGGGTTTCAGCCCAGGAAACCGCTTCTGAGTGGGTTCCACGTGAAGTCACTGAGACAGCCTCGCTGACCCCACGGCTGCCTCCCACTCCTCTCAGCAAACACACACGAGCGGCAAACCACTGA
- the LOC132343259 gene encoding uncharacterized protein isoform X3 codes for MEPITTEPLTTEPLTTEPLTMEPCGCSLTRTAREPAAGWKNGQGRQAAAPSPATSLGPPAAGGQGRSHGCLVASGTRKEAQVSLAR; via the exons ATGGAGCCCATCACCACGGAGCCCCTCACCACGGAGCCCCTCACCACGGAGCCCCTCACCATGGAGCCCTGCGGATGCAGTCTGACTCGCACAGCTCGGGAGCCTGCAGCAG gaTGGAAGAACGGTCAAGGCCGGCAGGCTGCCGCCCCCTCGCCCGCCACCAGCCTGGGGCCTCCTGCTGCTGGAGGACAGGGAAGGAGCCATGGATGCCTGGTGGCTTCGGGGACCCGGAAGGAGGCTCAGGTGAGCCTGGCCAGGTAA
- the LOC132343259 gene encoding uncharacterized protein isoform X2, translating into MEPLTMEPLTTEPLTTEPPHHGATQHRAPHTEPLNPEPLTTEPPHHGAAHHGAPHHGAPSPQSPSPQSPSPQSPIPQNPSPWSPTHRTPQPRAPHHRAPSPRSRTPWSPSPRSRSPESPQPRAPHHRAPHHRALNTEPLTTEPSPQSPSPWSPSPRSPSPWSPRSPSPQSRTKRSPSTQSPSRRSPHTTEPPHQGAPHHRAPLPQSPSPQSPLTTKPLTKEPPHHGAPQHRAPLPQSPSPKSPLTTEPLTTEPPYHKAPHQRAPLPRSPSPQNLLTMKPPHHGAHHHGAPHHGAPHHGAPHHGALRMQSDSHSSGACSRMEERSRPAGCRPLARHQPGASCCWRTGKEPWMPGGFGDPEGGSGEPGQGLSLWDQSHPRASLYLNPGPLPEVPGSKHQHVNLGDTVQPAAETSMEPR; encoded by the exons ATGGAGCCCCTCACCATGGAGCCCCTCACCACGGAGCCCCTCACCACGGAGCCCCCTCACCACGGAGCCACACAGCACAGAGCCCCACACACAGAACCCCTCAACCCAGAGCCCCTCACCACAGAGCCCCCTCACCACGGAGCTGCACACCATGGAGCTCCTCACCACGGAGCCCCCTCACCACAGAGCCCATCACCACAGAGCCCCTCACCACAGAGCCCCATACCACAGAACCCATCACCATGGAGCCCCACACACAGAACCCCTCAACCCAGAGCCCCTCACCACAGAGCCCCCTCACCACGGAGCCGCACACCATGGAGCCCCTCACCACGGAGCCGCTCACCAGAGTCCCCTCAACCCAGAGCCCCTCACCACAGAGCCCCTCACCACAGAGCCCTCAACACGGAGCCCCTCACCACAGAGCCCTCACCACAGAGCCCTTCACCATGGAGCCCCTCACCACGGAGCCCCTCACCATGGAGCCCCCGGAGCCCCTCACCACAGAGCCGCACAAAACGGAGCCCCTCAACACAGAGCCCCTCACGACGGAGCCCCCACACCACAGAGCCGCCTCACCAAGGAGCCCCTCACCACAGAGCCCCCTTACCACAGAGCCCCTCACCACAGAGCCCCCTTACCACAAAGCCCCTCACCAAAGAGCCCCCTCACCACGGAGCCCCTCAACACAGAGCCCCCTTACCACAGAGCCCCTCACCAAAGAGCCCCCTTACCACGGAGCCCCTCACCACAGAGCCCCCTTACCACAAAGCCCCTCACCAAAGAGCCCCCTTACCACGGAGCCCCTCACCACAGAACCTCCTCACCATGAAGCCCCCTCACCATGGAGCCCATCACCACGGAGCCCCTCACCACGGAGCCCCTCACCACGGAGCCCCTCACCATGGAGCCCTGCGGATGCAGTCTGACTCGCACAGCTCGGGAGCCTGCAGCAG gaTGGAAGAACGGTCAAGGCCGGCAGGCTGCCGCCCCCTCGCCCGCCACCAGCCTGGGGCCTCCTGCTGCTGGAGGACAGGGAAGGAGCCATGGATGCCTGGTGGCTTCGGGGACCCGGAAGGAGGCTCAGGTGAGCCTGGCCAG GGACTCAGTCTGTGGGATCAGAGTCACCCGAGGGCCTCGCTGTACCTGAATCCAGGGCCCCTTCCCGAAGTTCCAGGGTCCAAACACCAGCATGTGAATCTGGGGGACACGGTCCAGCCTGCAGCTGAAACAAGCATGGAGCCCAGGTGA